One genomic region from Stackebrandtia nassauensis DSM 44728 encodes:
- a CDS encoding WXG100 family type VII secretion target — MKLYELRRANFETFRNTATVWKEAVDTFQAAGDDATNKVGDPIRNGTWEGDTGTAAGDKAKKLESQLDAAVTEASTVKQVLEEAAGLFKQHQDEVEQYAKQVDDNSRLSFTGDDGEIRILPPSGHSTLSGEAAKDAEDQLAKLRTDLQMKVQLGLAKARNLDNAVAEALLGASNMDESPDDPNFNVNAAQEGKLDLDSNNSKGDWLAFIGSIASRTGGSPEAQSAWLGDQVRKHVEAGGGVCKLVDGLMVCVGAPWYMYLRAGTTIGDTFISDYETFDAFERDRAGNSHGLIDHEKYHRDEQWRKYGYSFAAKYGGEELWTKLPFTDDTNKYEREAEDHGGDGGYNNPHGTGETKTE, encoded by the coding sequence ATGAAACTGTACGAGCTGAGGCGAGCGAACTTCGAAACGTTCCGGAACACTGCCACGGTGTGGAAGGAAGCGGTCGACACCTTTCAGGCAGCGGGTGACGACGCGACCAATAAGGTCGGCGATCCCATCCGGAATGGAACCTGGGAGGGAGACACCGGAACCGCCGCTGGGGACAAGGCGAAAAAGCTTGAGTCGCAACTGGACGCGGCGGTCACCGAGGCCAGCACCGTCAAGCAGGTGCTGGAGGAGGCCGCCGGATTGTTCAAGCAGCACCAGGACGAGGTCGAACAGTACGCCAAGCAGGTCGACGACAACTCGAGGCTCAGCTTCACAGGGGACGATGGCGAGATCAGGATCCTGCCGCCCAGCGGGCACTCGACGTTGTCGGGTGAGGCCGCGAAGGACGCCGAGGACCAGCTCGCGAAGCTCAGGACCGATCTGCAGATGAAGGTGCAGCTTGGTTTGGCCAAGGCCCGGAACCTGGACAATGCCGTGGCCGAGGCACTGCTGGGAGCGTCCAACATGGATGAAAGTCCGGATGATCCCAACTTCAACGTCAATGCGGCACAGGAAGGCAAGCTCGACCTCGACTCCAACAACAGCAAGGGCGACTGGCTGGCCTTCATCGGCAGTATCGCGTCCAGGACGGGCGGCAGTCCCGAAGCGCAGTCCGCCTGGCTTGGTGACCAGGTCAGAAAGCACGTCGAAGCCGGTGGCGGAGTGTGCAAGCTGGTCGACGGCTTGATGGTCTGCGTGGGTGCGCCCTGGTACATGTACCTCCGTGCCGGAACCACCATCGGCGACACATTCATCAGCGACTACGAGACCTTCGACGCGTTCGAGCGAGACCGAGCGGGCAACAGCCACGGCCTCATCGATCATGAGAAGTACCATCGCGACGAGCAGTGGCGAAAGTACGGGTACTCGTTCGCCGCCAAGTACGGCGGGGAGGAACTCTGGACGAAGCTCCCCTTTACCGATGACACGAACAAGTACGAGCGCGAAGCCGAGGATCACGGCGGCGACGGCGGCTACAACAATCCGCACGGCACCGGGGAGACCAAGACCGAGTAG
- a CDS encoding FAD-dependent monooxygenase — protein MTNRTALISGASIAGPALAYWLNHFGFDVTVVEAAPAPRPGGYKVDLRGVAVEAVDRMGIGEAVRARDTAIRGGQWVTTKGKTLATLGPDLIGFRDPGDLEIMRGDLSDLLREATERTVEYRYGDVITAIEDTPDAAIVHFRHAASQRFDIVVGADGLHSGTRAVAFGPEDRYSRPIGMSVAVFNAPNRLGLDHWDMACSATGHTTNLYAFGPDQPAYAQLFFPTPAEVPDRHDRAAQERVLREAFGGHGWELPHLLAALPEAPELYFDHLAQIHMDTWTSGRTVLLGDAAYCPSPASGQGTGMALVGAHVLAHALAAEPDHRAGFAVYERRMRHFVDINQKLGRDVAAKLVPNTRFAAMAQRVMMRMLPYMPGKNAVLEGVMKPIREAANAIALDETAPMSLR, from the coding sequence ATGACCAACCGCACCGCCCTCATCTCCGGCGCCTCCATCGCCGGGCCCGCCCTCGCCTACTGGCTCAACCACTTCGGCTTCGACGTCACCGTGGTCGAGGCCGCCCCCGCCCCGCGTCCCGGCGGCTACAAGGTCGACCTGCGTGGTGTCGCCGTCGAGGCCGTCGACCGCATGGGCATCGGCGAGGCCGTCCGCGCTCGCGACACCGCCATCCGCGGCGGCCAGTGGGTCACGACCAAGGGCAAGACCCTGGCCACCCTCGGCCCCGACCTCATCGGCTTCCGCGATCCCGGCGACCTGGAGATCATGCGCGGTGACCTCAGCGACCTGCTGCGCGAAGCCACCGAGCGCACCGTCGAATACCGCTACGGCGACGTCATCACCGCCATCGAGGACACCCCGGACGCCGCGATAGTCCACTTTCGCCACGCCGCGTCGCAGCGTTTCGACATCGTCGTGGGCGCCGACGGCCTCCACTCCGGAACCCGCGCCGTCGCCTTCGGCCCCGAAGACCGCTACTCGCGTCCCATCGGCATGAGCGTCGCCGTCTTCAACGCCCCCAACCGACTCGGCCTCGACCACTGGGACATGGCCTGCTCCGCCACCGGCCACACCACCAACCTCTACGCCTTCGGCCCCGACCAGCCCGCCTACGCGCAGCTGTTCTTCCCCACCCCGGCCGAGGTGCCCGACCGTCACGATCGCGCCGCCCAGGAACGCGTCCTGCGCGAGGCCTTCGGCGGACACGGCTGGGAACTGCCGCACCTGCTCGCCGCGCTGCCCGAGGCCCCCGAGCTCTACTTCGACCACCTGGCACAGATCCATATGGACACCTGGACGAGCGGCCGCACCGTCCTGCTCGGCGACGCCGCCTACTGCCCGTCCCCGGCCTCGGGACAGGGCACCGGCATGGCCTTGGTGGGAGCCCACGTCCTGGCTCACGCCCTGGCCGCCGAACCCGACCACCGCGCCGGGTTCGCCGTGTACGAGCGGCGGATGCGCCACTTCGTCGACATCAACCAGAAACTGGGCCGGGACGTGGCCGCCAAACTCGTGCCCAACACCCGTTTCGCGGCGATGGCGCAGCGCGTGATGATGCGGATGCTGCCGTACATGCCCGGCAAGAACGCCGTCCTGGAGGGCGTCATGAAACCGATCCGCGAGGCCGCCAACGCCATCGCCCTGGACGAGACCGCGCCAATGTCGTTGCGGTAA
- a CDS encoding TetR/AcrR family transcriptional regulator has protein sequence MTDNAASAVPNSLQAAWGVRERPGFGPRPGLSLDRIVAAALELAESDGLAAVSMVKVAKALDVSTMALYRYVAAKDELLELMVDAGFGEPPPGPEGADWREGLAAWVWDCLTAWRRHPWMLHVPVSGPPLTPHQIAWLERGLTCLADTGLSERERLSVVMMASGLVRGWANVTVGADEGRDPAYYATTLSRLIDPLRFPAVTAAMAAGAIDDDTDDPDEEFRFQLERLLDGVQALITRD, from the coding sequence ATGACCGACAACGCCGCATCAGCGGTACCGAACAGCCTCCAAGCGGCCTGGGGCGTCCGGGAACGACCGGGCTTCGGACCCCGTCCCGGCCTCAGCCTCGACCGGATCGTGGCCGCGGCGCTCGAACTGGCGGAGTCGGACGGGCTCGCCGCGGTGTCGATGGTCAAGGTGGCCAAAGCCCTCGACGTGTCCACCATGGCCTTGTACCGCTACGTCGCGGCCAAGGACGAACTGCTGGAACTGATGGTCGACGCGGGTTTCGGCGAACCACCACCCGGACCCGAGGGCGCCGATTGGCGCGAGGGCCTGGCGGCGTGGGTCTGGGACTGCCTGACGGCCTGGCGGCGGCACCCGTGGATGCTTCACGTCCCCGTATCGGGACCCCCGTTGACCCCGCACCAGATCGCCTGGCTGGAACGGGGTCTCACCTGCCTGGCCGACACGGGTCTGTCCGAACGGGAGCGACTGTCGGTGGTCATGATGGCCTCGGGGCTCGTCCGGGGCTGGGCCAACGTGACCGTCGGCGCGGACGAGGGACGCGACCCCGCCTACTACGCGACGACCCTGTCCCGGCTGATCGACCCACTACGGTTTCCGGCCGTGACGGCGGCGATGGCGGCCGGAGCGATCGACGACGACACGGACGACCCCGACGAGGAGTTCCGCTTCCAACTGGAGCGCCTGCTCGACGGGGTGCAGGCGCTCATCACCCGCGACTGA
- a CDS encoding DoxX family protein → MISRIQPISLLLMRVVTGGVFVMHGWQKLSDQGLPATVEGMKGMGVPMPQLAAYFSTFVEVVGGAALVLGALLPLAGLLLTADMVGALIFVHLGEGFFLPAGYEYVLVLAAVSLGIGFSGGGALAVDNLIPGLRTRKPKPTPSDTAATPA, encoded by the coding sequence ATGATTTCTCGAATTCAGCCGATTTCGCTACTCCTGATGCGCGTGGTCACCGGTGGCGTGTTCGTTATGCACGGCTGGCAGAAGCTGTCCGACCAGGGATTGCCCGCCACCGTCGAAGGCATGAAAGGCATGGGCGTACCGATGCCGCAACTGGCGGCGTACTTCTCGACCTTCGTCGAAGTGGTCGGCGGTGCCGCCCTCGTCCTCGGCGCACTGCTGCCACTGGCGGGCCTGCTGCTGACTGCGGACATGGTGGGCGCCTTGATCTTCGTACACCTCGGCGAGGGGTTCTTCCTGCCCGCCGGTTACGAATACGTCCTGGTGCTGGCGGCGGTGTCGCTGGGCATCGGTTTCTCCGGCGGCGGAGCGCTCGCCGTCGACAACCTCATACCCGGCCTGCGCACCCGCAAGCCCAAGCCCACGCCGAGCGACACAGCGGCCACGCCCGCGTGA